DNA sequence from the Devosia lacusdianchii genome:
ATGCTGGAAGAATATGCTAGCTTCAGTTTCGCCAGCGTCGACCAGTCCAATGTCACGTTGGAAACGGTCAAAAAGGCTGAAAAATCAGACGCTTTGGTGCTGCGCGTCTTCGAGCACGCCAATATCCGCGCCGAGGCCACTATCAGCTTCGGCATCCCGGTCAAGTCCGTCCGCCTGGTCAATCTCATGGAGGAAGGCGACAGCAAGCCATTGAAACTCAAAGACAATGGCGTGACGCTGTCGCTGCGACCCTTCGAGATCGCGACGCTGCTGATCGAAACCTGAGGAGACAAGCCATGGCTGATGTGACGCTGCGCGGTATCCGCAAATCCTATGGCACGATGGAAGTCGTCCACGGCGTGGATCTCGACATCAAGTCCGGCGAATTCGTTGTTTTCGTTGGACCTTCCGGCTGCGGCAAGTCCACGCTGCTGCGGATGATCGCCGGTCTCGAGCCCATTTCGGGCGGCGAGATCTCGATCGGGGGCAAGATCGTCAACGACATTCCCTCGCCCCAGCGTGGCATCGCCATGGTCTTCCAGTCTTATGCGCTCTACCCGCACATGACAGTCTACGAGAACATGGCTTTCGGCCTCAAACTCGCCAAAACGCCGAAAGCCGAGGTGGATCAGCGGGTTAGGGAGGCAGCACGCATCCTGCAGATCGAGAACTACCTCGACCGCATGCCCAAGGCGCTGTCAGGCGGGCAGCGCCAGCGCGTTGCCATTGGCCGGGCTATCGTGCGCAATCCGCAGGTGTTTTTGTTCGACGAGCCTCTATCGAATCTGGACGCGTCCTTGCGCGCCCAGACCCGTATCGAAATCGCCAAGCTTCACGATACGCTAACAGCCACAATGATTTACGTAACCCACGATCAGGTCGAGGCCATGACTCTGGCCGACCGCATCGTGGTGCTCAACGCGGGCAAGATCGAGCAGGTCGGCTCCCCGTTGGAACTCTACCGCAACCCGGTCAATACCTTCGTTGCCGGCTTCATCGCCAGCCAGCGCATGAACTTTCTGACCGTGACGCCAACCAGCAGCGGACTGACCTTACCGGGTAACAG
Encoded proteins:
- a CDS encoding ABC transporter ATP-binding protein, translating into MADVTLRGIRKSYGTMEVVHGVDLDIKSGEFVVFVGPSGCGKSTLLRMIAGLEPISGGEISIGGKIVNDIPSPQRGIAMVFQSYALYPHMTVYENMAFGLKLAKTPKAEVDQRVREAARILQIENYLDRMPKALSGGQRQRVAIGRAIVRNPQVFLFDEPLSNLDASLRAQTRIEIAKLHDTLTATMIYVTHDQVEAMTLADRIVVLNAGKIEQVGSPLELYRNPVNTFVAGFIASQRMNFLTVTPTSSGLTLPGNRLLTLSHPQLANARTLGVRPEHMALASPESAHFSGTLSVIEQFGEYALAYVELPTGELVTVKLDGAPDLQLHETVHIGLPPEGVHLFDEAGRALR